The Rhipicephalus microplus isolate Deutch F79 chromosome 4, USDA_Rmic, whole genome shotgun sequence sequence GCCTTCCTATCTATAGTGAGCTATTGAAGGGCCTCAAGAAGTTGCCGTAATTTTTACTTTTCAGCCTGTGGAGGCACGTGCAGGCTAGCAAAATCCGCGTGCTAATTCATTCGTCATATGTTTATTCGCAGCACCAATCTACGTAACTCGCTATTTAGAGCTAGGACTCGGAGATGACCACACTTCAGTGACATTATCTACCTTCCTACGTTTCGTTTTCTCAGTGATCTCGAAGAGTTCCGGGTGAACTTTCTTCTTCGCTGTTCGAAGAACGTCGATCATTTTCCGAGCACGTTGGTTGTCGTCCGGTTCAAGAAACGTGTGCGCGACAGCAGGCTCGCTTGTCGAGAGCGAGACGTGGCTGATTCTTTGCGAGTATGCCTCGGTGCTTCTCGGGCAGTCGTGATTGACAACGTAATCCACGTTCTCCGAGGAGAGTCGCCACGTGGCCACGTCGGTCGCCACCAGTATGGGCGTACTGGCTTCCCGTAATGCAGTCAGAGCCTGATTTTGGGCGAGATCCGTGGTCCCACCGTGGAGGCCGACGGCGGACCAGCCACGACGTCGAAGGTTGAATACCAGGCCGTCAACCCGCTTCCTCGTTTgggcaaacacaatggcctttctggATCCTCCGTTTTCCTGCTCGCTAAGAATGTCCTCCAAAAGAGTCACTAGTCTGGCTTCTTTCTCAGACTCGGCAGAGACAGGGACCACGTGCTCAACACTCTGGTTTGGTAACGGCTGACGTTCATTAAAGTGAACTTTCACGTAATCCTTCAGCAGTGTGTCAATGAGCCTGTACAGCTCCTTCGGCCTTCTCGACGTCAACATCAGGGTCTGCCGATCTGGCCTGACGTACTTTGCGATGGCGATGAGGTGCTGTTCGAACCCTATGTCAACCATGCGGTCCGCTTCGTCCAGCACGAGGTACGTGCACCTGCAGATGTTCAATTTGCCCTCTTTCAGGAATGCGTAGAGGCGCCCGGACGTTGCGACGCATATCTCGAAGCCTCGACTGAGAGCCTCTAGTTGCCGGTCTTTCGAGTCGCAGGAGCAGACGCATGCTGCCCGGACGCCAGAGTGGGTTTCGAGTTCTCCCACCATTTGCTGAATCTTGCGGGCATCTTCGGTTGTTGGAGCTAGCACGAGTGCCAGAAAACCTTGGTGCGGCTTTATGGTTGGCTGGTGCATGACGTGGACTATGGCAGGGAGAATGTAAGCCATTGTCTTGCCATCACTGGTTCTGAGAACAGCAAGTAGGTCTCTTCTCTTGAGCAGTATGGACCAGCACTGTGCTTCGATGGGTGTGGGATCAGAAGTGCAGTTGTTGGCCTCGAGAGCCTCAACTAAGCATGCGGGGAAGTTGGCTTCGTAAACGCGCAGAACTGGCTTTGAGAGCCTGCCCCTTTCACAATCGTAATGCTGTTCTCCTGGCGATATTCCTCCGCCTGCTCGAGAGAACGCCTCGCCACCGTGAAATGCTCCCTGTAGAAATTCTTCAGGAGGGGCTGCAGCTGCGTTTCTCGCCAATTCGGAGGTCCATGTCCATGAAAGTTGCCGACGCCACTGGTGCTGCGCATACTACCGACGTAATAGCGAAGATCATAACTGTCCCCCTTCGAAAGACACATATTCTTTACGGATTCGGGTGCGGCAATAAAGATAGGGCCGATGAAGCCAGGTTCCACAGGCTGGTTGGGTGGCAGCGGCTCGTTGGGGCCGTTGGGAAAACCAAGTTGCACTCCAACGTTCAGACCAAAGGGCAAGTTTGCCATCTCCGCACACTCCTGCTCTTCGCACTGCTATATTTTCACCGGTACCAACAATTTGCAATCGCTTAGGGCAACACCATACTCGGTCAGAACCTTGTTCTTGTTCGGCTGGTATGCGTGACTCACAGCTGGATCCCTTCCAGCATGAGGGACTTACGAGCCATCGACCGAAGAAGCCGTGCCGTTGTGCCGTGGCGAGGCAAAATGTGGAAGCGGAGGGTGGCGGCAGCGGCGTCCAACCCGGCTGAGAACGTGGGCGTTCTCTCTGGCTCGCGCATCTAGCTTTGCGCCATGAGCTCCACGAGAGGCGCGTCGGGGTGTtgactaatgatgatgatgataatggtggtAAGTGCAGATTATAAAGCTACACC is a genomic window containing:
- the LOC142814396 gene encoding putative ATP-dependent RNA helicase DDX5, giving the protein MANLPFGLNVGVQLGFPNGPNEPLPPNQPVEPGFIGPIFIAAPESYAQHQWRRQLSWTWTSELARNAAAAPPEEFLQGAFHGGEAFSRAGGGISPGEQHYDCERGRLSKPVLRVYEANFPACLVEALEANNCTSDPTPIEAQCWSILLKRRDLLAVLRTSDGKTMAYILPAIVHVMHQPTIKPHQGFLALVLAPTTEDARKIQQMVGELETHSGVRAACVCSCDSKDRQLEALSRGFEICVATSGRLYAFLKEGKLNICRCTYLVLDEADRMVDIGFEQHLIAIAKYVRPDRQTLMLTSRRPKELYRLIDTLLKDYVKVHFNERQPLPNQSVEHVVPVSAESEKEARLVTLLEDILSEQENGGSRKAIVFAQTRKRVDGLVFNLRRRGWSAVGLHGGTTDLAQNQALTALREASTPILVATDVATWRLSSENVDYVVNHDCPRSTEAYSQRISHVSLSTSEPAVAHTFLEPDDNQRARKMIDVLRTAKKKVHPELFEITEKTKRRKVDNVTEVWSSPSPSSK